One genomic window of Deltaproteobacteria bacterium includes the following:
- a CDS encoding DUF1295 domain-containing protein, with protein MAEGFRLYFLVYYGLGIVVALITVATDYLRSAPVGQRPEGAGRHLLPLLVLVMLLLPPFLIFLRAGEIEAEWVPVRILGVAMSLYTAGMELWVATALGRFLVARAVVFQDHALITQGPYRFLRHPDYSGLLALWLGAGLGSLNGWLVMLFPLFVIGLSMEARLEERLLESKFGETYRVYAYGKRRFVPQLGVRAL; from the coding sequence ATGGCCGAGGGGTTCCGCCTGTATTTCCTGGTCTACTATGGGCTCGGAATCGTGGTTGCCCTGATCACGGTGGCGACCGACTACCTTCGCTCGGCGCCGGTCGGGCAGCGACCGGAGGGTGCTGGAAGGCATCTCCTTCCCCTACTCGTGTTGGTCATGCTGTTGTTGCCGCCGTTCCTGATCTTCTTGCGGGCAGGCGAGATCGAAGCGGAGTGGGTGCCGGTGCGGATCCTTGGCGTCGCCATGAGCCTCTACACCGCCGGAATGGAACTGTGGGTTGCCACTGCGCTCGGGCGCTTCCTCGTCGCTCGTGCGGTTGTCTTCCAGGATCATGCGCTCATCACCCAGGGTCCATACCGTTTTTTGCGCCACCCCGACTACTCCGGCCTCCTGGCGCTGTGGCTGGGCGCCGGCCTGGGAAGCCTGAACGGCTGGCTGGTCATGCTCTTCCCGCTCTTCGTCATCGGTTTGTCGATGGAGGCGCGCTTGGAGGAACGCCTGCTGGAGTCGAAGTTCGGGGAGACGTACAGAGTCTATGCGTACGGCAAGCGGCGCTTCGTCCCCCAGCTGGGGGTCCGAGCCCTGTGA
- a CDS encoding porin has translation MNERRPRGRLVLAAVIALTFAGRGRAAEVNGIWSESSTKDLGELSGNDFFKNWKIRGWAESYFVYSSNAADKDTVNANQGLSAIKARDLSIEGRTFDVHRNRPTLTILEVELEKVPQLSSWLDPQAVGFKLDVNWGDTYDIIWNTVNKALGRPGHKEDVLGDADRFLSHYSIGYVAPVGKGLRVDFGKFVTHIGGETIESIKNNNFSHGYLYSFGIPFQDFGFRFNYPWTDTLYTEFYVLQGWNVTYKDNNGGKTIGPAIGWTPNPRVSMYAQYLGGPEQRDNDNHYRHLLDLGLSLNPIDPFNILLSADVGYERNVFSKKDTWWDGIMGVFRYKVTDAFEPAFRAEIYNDPDGFTTGVPQTVGEVTLTLNYRIDLPEKTHLLVRPEYRYDVSDANFFTQGKAFRDRKDQHTVGLGTVLYF, from the coding sequence ATGAACGAACGGCGACCAAGGGGGAGGCTCGTCCTGGCAGCGGTCATCGCGCTGACGTTCGCCGGCCGTGGACGCGCCGCCGAGGTGAACGGCATCTGGAGCGAGAGCTCCACCAAGGACCTGGGTGAGCTCAGCGGCAACGACTTCTTCAAGAACTGGAAGATCCGCGGCTGGGCCGAGTCGTACTTCGTCTACAGCTCGAACGCGGCCGACAAGGACACGGTGAACGCCAACCAGGGCCTGTCGGCGATCAAGGCCCGCGACCTCTCGATCGAGGGCCGCACCTTCGATGTCCACCGCAACCGGCCGACGCTCACCATCCTGGAGGTCGAGCTGGAGAAGGTTCCCCAGCTCTCGAGCTGGCTCGACCCGCAGGCGGTAGGCTTCAAGCTGGACGTCAACTGGGGCGACACCTACGACATCATCTGGAACACCGTGAACAAGGCACTCGGCCGCCCGGGGCACAAGGAGGACGTGCTGGGCGACGCCGACCGCTTCCTCTCCCACTACTCGATCGGCTACGTGGCGCCGGTCGGCAAGGGGTTGCGGGTGGACTTCGGGAAGTTCGTCACCCACATCGGCGGCGAGACGATCGAGTCGATCAAGAACAACAACTTCTCGCACGGCTACCTCTACTCCTTTGGCATCCCGTTCCAGGACTTCGGCTTCCGCTTCAACTACCCGTGGACCGACACGCTCTACACGGAGTTCTACGTCCTGCAGGGCTGGAACGTCACCTACAAGGACAACAACGGCGGCAAGACGATCGGGCCCGCCATCGGCTGGACGCCCAATCCCCGCGTCTCGATGTACGCGCAGTACCTGGGCGGCCCCGAGCAGCGCGACAACGACAACCACTACCGCCACCTCCTGGACCTCGGCCTCTCGCTCAATCCCATCGACCCCTTCAACATCCTCCTCAGCGCCGACGTCGGCTACGAGCGCAACGTCTTCAGCAAGAAGGACACGTGGTGGGACGGCATCATGGGCGTCTTCCGCTACAAGGTGACCGATGCCTTCGAGCCGGCGTTCCGCGCCGAAATCTACAACGACCCCGACGGCTTCACGACCGGCGTGCCACAGACGGTGGGCGAGGTCACGCTCACCCTCAACTACCGGATCGACCTGCCCGAGAAGACGCATCTCCTCGTGCGCCCCGAGTACCGCTACGACGTCTCGGACGCGAACTTCTTCACGCAGGGGAAGGCCTTCCGCGACCGCAAGGACCAGCACACGGTCGGTCTGGGGACGGTTCTGTACTTCTAA